In a genomic window of Phycisphaerae bacterium:
- a CDS encoding transposase, with product MGTRIDRRRNVKSEYQVDADQAQAVVRDHLEELARDGARRMLTEALNEEVDAYLRRVRYERTKEYRGYRNGSTSRRLTLGSGTIDLAAPRVRDIPEGQEPFESRILRKHQRRSDTIDETFLNLFVEGLATRDFEPALRLLVGVGGSALAEHDQPAEPAVQGAIRGV from the coding sequence ATGGGTACGAGAATCGATCGGCGAAGAAACGTCAAGAGCGAATATCAGGTGGACGCAGACCAAGCTCAGGCGGTGGTTCGGGATCATCTGGAGGAACTGGCCCGAGATGGAGCCCGGCGGATGCTGACCGAGGCGCTGAACGAAGAGGTGGACGCCTATCTGAGGCGTGTGCGGTACGAGCGGACGAAGGAATACCGTGGCTACCGCAACGGCAGCACATCCCGGCGGCTGACGCTGGGGTCGGGAACGATCGATCTGGCGGCTCCTCGGGTCCGGGACATTCCCGAGGGCCAAGAGCCCTTCGAGTCCAGGATCCTGCGGAAGCACCAGCGACGCAGCGACACGATTGACGAGACGTTCCTGAACCTGTTCGTCGAAGGGCTGGCGACGCGAGACTTCGAGCCGGCGTTGCGGCTGCTGGTGGGGGTCGGAGGCTCCGCTCTCGCCGAGCACGATCAGCCGGCTGAGCCGGCAGTTCAAGGAGCAATACGAGGCGTTTGA
- a CDS encoding IS256 family transposase, protein MSRQFKEQYEAFDRQELSGRKFVYIWADGIYLKAGLGTEKACLMVLIGADTEGKKHRIALREGYRESVESWGDLIRDCRKRGLNEPACWIADGALGLWAAIDEQSPHSAQQRCTNHKTMNVLDKLPLRERPSWVRRIRAIWQADSEQAARKLAAAVIGDLREAGYDRAADCLADDLDRCLTFYRFPEAHWSHLRTTNPIESVFATVRLRTNAAKRFKKTRSGVWLMHQVLERLSKRWRRLKSAHLCPTVPLPAETRKKTKTHAA, encoded by the coding sequence CTGAGCCGGCAGTTCAAGGAGCAATACGAGGCGTTTGACCGACAGGAGTTGAGCGGCAGGAAGTTCGTGTACATTTGGGCGGACGGGATCTACCTGAAGGCGGGGCTGGGCACGGAAAAGGCGTGCCTGATGGTGCTGATCGGGGCGGATACCGAAGGAAAGAAGCATCGGATCGCCTTGCGGGAGGGCTACCGCGAGAGCGTGGAGAGCTGGGGCGACCTGATTCGGGATTGCCGTAAGCGGGGCCTGAACGAGCCGGCCTGCTGGATCGCGGACGGGGCGTTGGGGTTGTGGGCGGCGATCGACGAGCAGAGTCCCCATTCGGCCCAACAGCGGTGCACGAACCATAAGACGATGAATGTGCTGGACAAGCTGCCGCTCAGGGAACGTCCGAGCTGGGTGCGGCGTATTCGGGCGATCTGGCAGGCGGACAGCGAGCAGGCGGCCCGGAAGCTGGCGGCGGCGGTGATCGGTGATCTGCGGGAGGCGGGTTACGATCGGGCGGCGGACTGCTTGGCCGACGATCTGGACCGGTGCCTGACGTTTTATCGTTTCCCGGAGGCCCATTGGTCGCACCTGCGGACGACGAATCCGATCGAGTCGGTGTTCGCGACGGTGCGGCTGCGGACCAACGCGGCCAAGCGGTTCAAGAAGACCCGCAGCGGGGTGTGGCTGATGCACCAGGTGCTGGAACGTCTGAGCAAACGGTGGCGGCGATTGAAATCAGCCCACCTCTGTCCGACGGTCCCGCTGCCGGCAGAAACGAGGAAGAAAACCAAGACCCATGCAGCATGA
- a CDS encoding ThuA domain-containing protein, producing the protein MRQDSIWPVVAITTVLTSLSLPAAAAADADSARHGELWVMYEGPDGPGKGKHVVLVSGDEEYRSEEALTQLGKILARHHGFKCTVLFAVDPKSGMIDPTVPDNIPGLEALERADLMIIATRFRDLPDEQMKYIDAYVSSGKPIIGMRTATHAFKIAKGKTYERYSFDSKVQGWDGGFGRRILGETWISHHGHHGKQSSRGVIAPGMKDHPIVRGCEDIWGPTDVYTVRLPLPGDSEPVVLGQVLEGMKPTDKPVSGKQNDPMMPIAWTKTYQGAKGEAGRVFTTTMGAATDLENEGLRRLLVNAAYWCLGLEEKIPPRANVEIVGEYKPSPFGFAGHKKGLKPADYRMKPADN; encoded by the coding sequence ATGAGGCAAGACTCAATCTGGCCTGTTGTCGCGATCACCACGGTTCTCACGTCGCTCAGCTTGCCCGCGGCCGCGGCTGCGGATGCCGACTCTGCGCGTCACGGTGAGCTGTGGGTTATGTATGAAGGCCCTGACGGTCCGGGAAAGGGCAAGCACGTTGTTCTGGTCTCGGGCGATGAGGAATATCGCTCAGAGGAAGCCCTCACTCAACTCGGCAAGATCCTTGCCAGGCATCACGGATTCAAATGCACCGTGCTCTTCGCGGTGGATCCGAAAAGCGGTATGATCGATCCCACGGTTCCGGACAACATCCCGGGCCTTGAGGCGCTCGAAAGAGCCGACCTCATGATCATCGCCACGCGCTTCCGTGATCTGCCCGACGAGCAGATGAAGTACATCGACGCGTACGTGTCATCGGGCAAGCCGATCATTGGTATGCGGACGGCGACTCACGCGTTCAAGATCGCCAAGGGCAAGACCTACGAGCGCTACAGCTTTGACAGCAAGGTGCAGGGCTGGGATGGCGGTTTCGGCCGTCGCATTCTCGGCGAAACCTGGATCAGTCACCACGGTCATCACGGTAAGCAAAGTTCTCGCGGCGTCATCGCGCCGGGGATGAAGGATCACCCGATCGTCCGCGGCTGCGAGGATATCTGGGGACCTACCGATGTCTACACCGTGCGTTTGCCGCTGCCCGGCGACAGCGAGCCCGTGGTCCTGGGCCAGGTTCTGGAGGGGATGAAACCCACGGACAAGCCGGTATCGGGCAAACAGAATGATCCGATGATGCCCATCGCCTGGACCAAGACCTATCAAGGCGCCAAGGGGGAGGCGGGCCGCGTGTTCACAACCACGATGGGAGCCGCAACCGATCTGGAGAACGAGGGTTTGCGTCGACTGCTGGTCAACGCCGCCTACTGGTGCCTGGGTCTGGAGGAGAAGATCCCGCCGAGGGCCAACGTCGAGATCGTCGGCGAATACAAGCCGTCACCGTTCGGTTTTGCAGGTCACAAGAAGGGCCTCAAGCCGGCCGATTACAGGATGAAGCCGGCTGACAATTAG
- a CDS encoding NAD(P)H-dependent oxidoreductase, whose amino-acid sequence MPRLLYVEASPRKERSTSIRVAGEFLDTYRDAHPRDVVDVVDLWQEELPPLDGEAINAKYAILHGQSHSTAQAAAWAKITAVADRFTSADKYLFSLPMWNFGIPYRLKHYIDVITQPGLTFTFSPAEGYKGMVTGKAAAVIYARGGEYQGDGASWDFQKPYFELWLQFIGFTDVRGIVVEPTLGNRDATEKSKAAGCELARRTAIHF is encoded by the coding sequence ATGCCGAGACTGCTCTATGTTGAAGCTTCGCCTCGCAAGGAACGCTCGACTTCGATTCGCGTCGCCGGGGAATTCCTTGATACGTACCGCGATGCTCATCCGCGCGACGTCGTTGACGTAGTGGACCTGTGGCAGGAGGAGCTTCCGCCGCTTGACGGTGAGGCCATCAACGCCAAGTACGCCATCCTTCATGGTCAGTCGCACTCGACCGCTCAGGCGGCCGCATGGGCCAAAATCACAGCCGTCGCTGATCGTTTCACCTCGGCCGACAAATACCTCTTCAGCCTCCCCATGTGGAATTTCGGAATCCCTTACAGGCTCAAGCACTACATCGACGTGATCACCCAGCCCGGACTCACCTTCACCTTCTCGCCCGCCGAAGGCTACAAAGGAATGGTCACCGGCAAGGCCGCCGCGGTGATCTATGCCCGCGGCGGCGAGTACCAAGGCGACGGCGCATCGTGGGATTTCCAGAAACCTTACTTCGAGTTGTGGTTGCAATTCATCGGCTTCACCGACGTCCGGGGCATCGTGGTCGAACCCACACTGGGTAACCGCGACGCCACCGAGAAGTCCAAGGCCGCGGGGTGCGAGCTGGCCCGCCGGACGGCCATTCATTTCTGA
- a CDS encoding DUF1080 domain-containing protein, translating to MRHTLVVILGLLVMTSGCEKGGGVAPAPVEKMPTAIQLFNGRDLTGWTCDLSKEGVKMEDVWSVADGVLHCKGEPGGVLRTLDEYGDYVLSLEWRWPPGTQGGNNGVLVHTSTPRTLGIWPKSIEVQLEKGNAGDFWVIGTELDVENEQARKQGRRHLNLTDGSEKPLGEWNHMEITCKGDEVIVRVNGELVNHATNCSVTRGAICLQSEGAPIEYRNIILTPLPR from the coding sequence ATGCGGCATACACTGGTAGTGATTTTGGGCTTGCTGGTCATGACTTCCGGGTGCGAGAAGGGCGGTGGCGTGGCCCCTGCTCCCGTGGAGAAGATGCCCACGGCCATCCAGCTCTTCAATGGCCGTGACCTGACCGGCTGGACCTGCGATCTGAGCAAGGAGGGCGTGAAGATGGAGGATGTCTGGTCGGTCGCCGACGGCGTCCTTCACTGCAAAGGAGAGCCCGGCGGTGTGCTGCGGACATTGGATGAATACGGTGATTACGTGCTCAGCCTGGAGTGGCGATGGCCGCCTGGCACTCAGGGAGGCAACAACGGCGTTCTCGTTCACACCTCGACCCCGCGCACCCTCGGCATCTGGCCCAAGTCGATCGAGGTTCAGTTGGAAAAAGGCAATGCGGGCGATTTCTGGGTCATCGGCACCGAGCTGGACGTCGAGAACGAGCAGGCCCGCAAGCAGGGCCGCCGGCACCTCAACCTGACCGACGGCTCAGAAAAGCCGCTGGGCGAGTGGAATCACATGGAAATTACCTGTAAGGGCGACGAGGTGATCGTCCGGGTCAACGGGGAGCTGGTCAATCATGCCACCAACTGCAGCGTAACCCGCGGGGCCATCTGCCTGCAATCCGAGGGCGCTCCGATCGAATACCGCAACATCATCCTGACGCCGCTGCCGAGGTGA
- a CDS encoding ABC-F family ATP-binding cassette domain-containing protein codes for MSGKNRIPDRVAGEPRWRPEPSRAWLALPPVVEYHRDMAIVSFQDVHFGYEGQVLFDGLDWTIHRGEKVGLVGPNGSGKTTLFRLILGQLSPAVGTVARNRDLRIAYLPQEPQLDSSNTLLAEVATTFDHLRGLDARVAEVAQRLADHHDTDQYEDLLAEYEELQHRLEAAGGYKYETLVKMVLGGLGFTPASYDLPISALSGGQKCRAALAQMLLQEADLLLLDEPTNHLDIEATRFLENFLAQYDGAAVIVSHDRYLLDRVVTKIADLDRKRITVYPCAYSDYAESKLTRQLTAEREYARQQEWLQHQREYAERVKADKSRSRQASGRLRHVERLERDGSVVERPSHMQRRMAIRLTPGRRAGEMVLRCTGVRKAYGQVVLFDDFNLEIYRGEKIGIIGPNGVGKSTLLKMAMRQIAPDAGEVRLFENLEVGYYDQEHAGLNMDHRVIDVIVERPTGPLEARIRSFLARFLFIGDDVYKRVGDLSGGEQSRVMLARLVWDNPQVLILDEPTNHLDIPAREALEESLIEYEGAILLVSHDRYFLDRVVNRLLVLPERGRYELMIGNWSTYEHRVAEREKERLEAEEEARKQARRDARMRARRAVKRAPPPSDGPVSPFVAWSLDRLEREIMDREEKLAATEAMFADPAVYRDAERARALRGEVESLRAELAALNAEWERRIEEES; via the coding sequence TTGAGCGGCAAGAACCGTATCCCGGATCGCGTCGCAGGCGAGCCACGCTGGCGGCCTGAACCCTCTCGTGCGTGGTTGGCTTTGCCTCCCGTCGTCGAATATCATCGCGACATGGCGATTGTGTCGTTCCAGGATGTTCATTTCGGTTATGAGGGGCAAGTGCTCTTCGACGGTCTGGACTGGACGATCCACCGGGGCGAAAAGGTGGGTCTTGTCGGACCTAACGGCTCAGGCAAGACAACGTTGTTCCGGCTGATTCTCGGCCAGTTGAGTCCGGCCGTCGGCACCGTCGCCAGGAATCGGGATTTGCGGATCGCCTACCTGCCTCAGGAGCCCCAGCTCGATTCGTCCAACACGCTGTTGGCCGAGGTCGCGACCACCTTCGACCATCTGCGGGGGCTCGATGCCCGGGTGGCGGAGGTGGCCCAGCGGCTGGCCGATCATCATGACACCGACCAGTACGAAGATCTCCTCGCCGAGTACGAGGAGCTTCAGCATCGGCTGGAAGCGGCCGGGGGCTACAAGTACGAGACGCTGGTCAAGATGGTCCTAGGTGGGCTGGGATTCACTCCGGCGTCCTACGACCTGCCGATATCCGCCCTGTCCGGCGGGCAGAAATGCCGGGCGGCCCTGGCCCAGATGCTCTTGCAGGAGGCCGACCTGTTGCTGCTCGACGAGCCGACCAACCACCTTGACATCGAGGCGACGCGCTTCCTGGAGAACTTCCTGGCACAATACGACGGAGCGGCCGTCATCGTATCCCACGACCGCTACCTGCTCGACCGGGTCGTGACCAAGATCGCTGACCTGGATCGTAAGCGGATCACCGTTTACCCGTGCGCGTATTCCGACTACGCCGAGAGCAAACTGACGCGCCAGTTGACCGCCGAGCGGGAATACGCCAGACAGCAGGAATGGCTTCAGCATCAGCGTGAGTATGCCGAGCGGGTCAAGGCCGACAAGTCGCGTTCACGGCAGGCGTCCGGCCGGCTCAGGCACGTCGAGCGCCTGGAGCGCGACGGCTCCGTGGTCGAGAGGCCCTCGCACATGCAGCGTCGCATGGCCATCCGGCTCACCCCTGGCCGCCGGGCCGGCGAAATGGTCCTGCGATGCACCGGCGTTCGCAAAGCGTACGGCCAGGTCGTCTTGTTCGACGATTTCAACCTGGAGATCTACCGCGGCGAGAAGATCGGCATCATCGGACCGAACGGCGTCGGCAAGAGTACGCTGCTGAAGATGGCTATGCGGCAGATCGCTCCGGACGCCGGCGAGGTGCGGCTGTTCGAGAACCTGGAGGTCGGCTATTACGACCAGGAGCATGCCGGGTTGAACATGGACCACCGCGTGATCGACGTGATCGTCGAGCGACCCACGGGGCCCCTGGAGGCACGCATTCGCTCTTTCCTCGCGAGGTTCTTGTTTATCGGCGACGACGTGTACAAGCGGGTGGGCGATTTGTCCGGAGGCGAGCAGAGCCGGGTGATGCTGGCCCGATTGGTCTGGGACAACCCCCAGGTGCTGATCCTGGATGAGCCGACCAACCATCTGGACATCCCCGCCCGCGAGGCACTGGAAGAATCGCTCATCGAATACGAAGGGGCGATTCTGCTGGTCAGCCACGACCGCTACTTCCTCGACCGCGTGGTCAACCGGCTGCTTGTGCTGCCGGAGCGCGGCAGGTACGAACTGATGATCGGCAACTGGTCAACCTATGAGCACCGGGTCGCCGAGCGAGAGAAGGAGCGTCTTGAGGCCGAGGAAGAGGCCCGCAAGCAGGCCCGACGGGATGCCAGAATGCGCGCCAGACGGGCAGTGAAGCGAGCCCCGCCCCCCTCTGACGGTCCGGTGTCGCCGTTTGTCGCTTGGTCGCTGGACCGGCTCGAACGGGAGATCATGGACCGGGAAGAGAAGCTGGCCGCGACCGAGGCCATGTTTGCCGATCCGGCCGTGTATCGTGATGCCGAACGGGCACGGGCCCTCCGTGGCGAGGTCGAGTCGCTGCGCGCCGAGCTTGCGGCTCTCAACGCGGAATGGGAGCGTCGGATCGAGGAGGAGTCGTGA
- a CDS encoding condensation domain-containing protein encodes MSRRWVNALPRYQELNPLDLYFFAADQAMRRIGLPGTNIHLCLELNGRIDVDGLKRAVQALWRVYPATGSRLERSDVTGRPRWRLDSCPADASCVIRICELTDASEHDIHGRIEALLNEPIDLRGLPPVRFVVLRGLAEGDRLVARWPHALMDGRGGVTLLEELNRLYRESADHRSCASAGDESRRDFADLLREAPLVLKPREVLSSGTSLRPRDWRTVRLSDGIRLDQLGPVRFMLRRLTAEQAREARAISLRVCGFARFGDFVRACAIRALDRVAPKPLPHNAGYCTLNLIDLRKRRQAAPVCRNLTNALPMYVPARIAQDRRAVADLARDQMAEMLQSRTMLLRLATVHRFTLLPTSLLVNVLHQRLIATGLRGMPTGMGNAPSLPLGLIGSFSKGMSTFCGAELTNVYGLRPVPFQTGISVDVNEAQDRLNVAAMYYEPAISTAKMAAFLDDFAASLVSME; translated from the coding sequence ATGTCACGACGTTGGGTAAACGCCTTGCCCCGATATCAGGAACTCAATCCGCTCGACCTGTACTTCTTCGCCGCCGACCAAGCGATGCGGCGAATCGGCCTTCCGGGCACGAACATCCACCTGTGCCTCGAATTGAACGGTCGTATCGACGTGGACGGTCTGAAACGTGCGGTGCAGGCCCTGTGGCGCGTCTATCCGGCCACGGGCTCCCGGCTGGAACGTTCCGACGTGACAGGCCGCCCGCGCTGGCGGCTTGATAGCTGCCCCGCCGACGCGTCCTGTGTGATCCGGATCTGCGAACTGACCGATGCGAGCGAACACGATATCCACGGCCGGATCGAGGCCCTGCTCAACGAGCCGATTGATCTGCGCGGCCTGCCTCCGGTTCGGTTTGTCGTGCTTCGCGGGCTTGCCGAAGGCGACCGGCTGGTGGCTCGCTGGCCTCATGCCCTGATGGATGGCCGCGGAGGCGTCACCCTGCTGGAAGAGCTTAACCGCCTTTACCGCGAGTCGGCCGACCACCGGTCTTGCGCGTCCGCAGGGGACGAGTCCCGCCGCGATTTCGCGGACCTGCTGCGAGAGGCCCCGCTGGTTCTCAAACCACGGGAGGTGCTCAGCAGTGGAACAAGTCTGCGTCCAAGAGATTGGCGAACCGTTCGCCTGAGCGACGGGATTCGCCTTGACCAGCTCGGGCCCGTCCGATTCATGCTTCGCCGGCTGACCGCCGAGCAGGCTCGCGAGGCCAGGGCGATCTCGTTGCGCGTGTGCGGTTTCGCCCGTTTCGGAGATTTCGTGCGAGCCTGCGCCATCCGGGCCCTTGACCGCGTCGCGCCCAAGCCGTTGCCGCACAACGCCGGGTACTGCACGCTGAATCTGATCGATCTCCGAAAACGCAGACAGGCCGCACCGGTCTGCCGCAATCTGACGAACGCCCTGCCGATGTATGTACCCGCGCGGATCGCGCAAGACCGAAGGGCGGTCGCCGACCTGGCAAGGGACCAGATGGCGGAAATGCTGCAATCGAGAACCATGCTCTTGAGGCTTGCGACCGTCCATCGATTCACGCTCCTGCCCACGAGCCTGCTGGTCAACGTCCTGCATCAAAGGCTCATCGCGACGGGGCTCAGGGGCATGCCGACGGGCATGGGAAATGCGCCCTCACTGCCGCTCGGCCTGATCGGTTCATTCAGCAAGGGAATGTCCACGTTCTGCGGCGCGGAACTGACGAACGTTTACGGATTGCGGCCGGTGCCCTTCCAGACGGGGATCTCGGTTGACGTCAACGAAGCTCAGGACCGACTCAACGTCGCCGCGATGTACTATGAACCGGCCATCAGTACGGCGAAGATGGCCGCATTTCTGGACGACTTTGCGGCTAGCCTGGTGAGCATGGAGTAG